Proteins from one Streptomyces roseifaciens genomic window:
- a CDS encoding phage baseplate assembly protein V has protein sequence MTASTTKRFHGLHQGVVVSNVDPLQEGRLLVRVPEVLGNTPGIWASPLSPVAGVASGMYVVPLVNSGVWVQFLEGDPHRAVWVGFWRGGAGDVPPAARTTPPGTPQIVLATPGQKALVISDAPPPMGGVKLQFLGEAGPYIKITALGIELSCGPGLASIKLEGPVVSINGTSLQVVG, from the coding sequence ATGACAGCCTCGACCACGAAGCGGTTCCACGGCCTGCACCAGGGCGTGGTCGTCTCCAACGTGGATCCGCTCCAGGAAGGCCGGCTGCTGGTGCGCGTCCCCGAGGTGCTCGGCAACACGCCCGGCATCTGGGCCTCGCCGCTCTCGCCCGTGGCGGGCGTCGCCAGCGGCATGTACGTCGTACCGCTGGTCAACTCGGGCGTGTGGGTGCAGTTCCTGGAGGGCGACCCCCACCGGGCGGTGTGGGTGGGGTTCTGGCGCGGTGGCGCGGGGGACGTGCCCCCGGCGGCCCGCACCACCCCGCCGGGGACCCCGCAGATCGTGCTGGCGACCCCCGGGCAGAAGGCCCTGGTGATCAGCGACGCGCCGCCGCCGATGGGCGGCGTCAAACTGCAGTTCCTGGGCGAGGCCGGGCCCTACATCAAGATCACCGCACTGGGAATCGAGCTCTCCTGCGGGCCGGGGCTCGCCAGCATCAAGCTGGAGGGGCCGGTCGTGAGCATCAACGGCACCTCGCTGCAGGTCGTGGGGTGA
- a CDS encoding GPW/gp25 family protein: MDIDFPYRIDERGRTAETGHADHVRDMVEIVLFTTPGERVNRPDFGCGLLDLVFAPNGPELAATVELTAQAALQRWLGDLLSVESLVVTAEESALTVSLSYRLAATGQRHSVVVDGGTAA; encoded by the coding sequence GTGGACATCGACTTCCCCTACCGCATCGACGAGCGCGGCCGCACCGCGGAGACCGGCCACGCCGACCACGTCCGCGACATGGTCGAGATCGTGCTCTTCACCACCCCCGGGGAGCGCGTCAACCGCCCCGACTTCGGCTGCGGGCTGCTCGACCTGGTCTTCGCTCCCAACGGCCCCGAGCTCGCGGCCACCGTGGAGCTGACCGCCCAGGCCGCACTGCAGCGCTGGCTCGGCGACCTCCTCTCCGTCGAGTCCCTCGTCGTCACCGCCGAGGAATCGGCCCTCACGGTCTCGCTGAGCTACCGGCTCGCCGCGACGGGGCAGCGCCACAGCGTCGTCGTCGACGGGGGGACCGCGGCATGA
- a CDS encoding putative baseplate assembly protein yields MNPPGLPVCDDERRRASVRRAGLAGIDSVAVDADQRGLTVTLFGTVPPGIDRHSFRIEGGRRVTGIRVVGATVHGCADGDPATDVHLALDRRGDASTYRLLALGHAFDSRYAAYEFGFRQHCPTGLDCRPADAPPPPPARPAPAIDYLTKDYAGFRRLLLDRLALTMPDWHERHVPDLGITLVEILAHVGDRLSYQQDAVAAEAYLDTARLRTSVRRHARLVDYPMHDGCAARTFVCVETDTDLNDADPGEFAFAVVPPGRLPDAGPVIAGDVLRAQGQVCFRPLEDRRIRLRAAHSRIELWAWGNEQCHLPVGATEATLRDGELKKERAHRVLDLSPGDILILEEERGPATGACADADPAHRQAVRLTRVTPRIDAVEQVPVVDVAWDPEDALTFPLHLTARGRTAPLAVARGNAVLVEHGLDNTWGTVAMGATGSAAPVFTAPGHWAGGKPFAPVLPDTGITWSAPFPDPAHVAAAQARQLTLLPERARDRIRNLLDAENAAGKDTGGKYGGKAGSDAGAETRSPGGSDAGAEPRSHGGDDAGADPERHGGGDAGAGSGDYGGDEAGNGSGSYGGGRRGDSASGDNAAADDDERALRILFGERTLRAVGFHEDRRRALATLLSRFAHLLDAELRRLDTLVQQARSGYILPKEDVDGELAQSWGPDARHVLPDSPLLHGPAARALRTDPRAALPRLLLQPVAPAGGDGPGHGKKQRPAEGRTQQAVRGQAAGSAPWTPSRDLLSCGPRTRHVVAETDDEGVVTLRFGDGRAGCLPVPGTKLRAEYSVGNGRVGNAGPGAINRVAFRTLRPGGITRVRNPLPATGGTDPEPVTDVRRAAPREPFRRLLRAITADDYAALAQQQPGIQRAAAALRWNGSWYEADVALDAQGTADVPRELLDGVRLALHRYRRIGHDVVTGQAVQVPLDVALTVWVDPHHIAGHVKQALLSALRPGLLPGGGRGFFDPDALSFGTPVPASRLIAATVAVPGVRHAEVTRLRRLHGTGPAVPDDGVLRMRPLEIARLDDDSARPENGLLDLTLEGGR; encoded by the coding sequence ATGAACCCTCCGGGCCTGCCGGTCTGCGACGACGAGCGGCGCCGCGCCTCCGTGCGCCGGGCCGGGCTGGCCGGCATCGACTCGGTGGCCGTCGACGCGGACCAGCGCGGCCTCACCGTCACGCTGTTCGGCACCGTGCCCCCCGGCATCGACCGGCACAGCTTCCGCATCGAAGGCGGCCGGCGGGTCACCGGCATCCGGGTCGTCGGCGCCACGGTCCACGGCTGCGCCGACGGGGATCCCGCCACCGACGTGCACCTCGCCCTCGACCGGCGCGGCGACGCCTCCACGTACCGCCTGCTCGCCCTCGGTCACGCCTTCGACTCCCGTTACGCCGCGTACGAGTTCGGCTTCCGGCAGCACTGCCCCACCGGCCTGGACTGCCGGCCCGCCGACGCCCCGCCCCCGCCCCCGGCCCGCCCGGCTCCGGCCATCGACTACCTGACCAAGGACTACGCGGGCTTCCGGCGCCTGCTCCTGGACCGGCTCGCCCTGACCATGCCGGACTGGCACGAGCGGCACGTGCCGGACCTCGGCATCACCCTGGTGGAGATCCTCGCCCACGTAGGGGACCGGCTCAGCTACCAGCAGGACGCCGTCGCCGCCGAGGCGTACCTGGACACCGCCCGGCTGCGGACCTCCGTCCGCCGGCACGCCCGCCTGGTCGACTACCCCATGCACGACGGCTGCGCCGCCCGGACCTTCGTCTGCGTGGAGACCGACACGGACCTGAACGACGCCGACCCCGGGGAGTTCGCCTTCGCCGTCGTGCCCCCCGGGCGGCTCCCGGACGCAGGGCCGGTGATCGCCGGTGACGTCCTGCGGGCCCAGGGGCAGGTCTGCTTCCGGCCCCTGGAGGACCGCAGGATCCGGCTACGCGCGGCCCATAGCCGTATCGAGCTGTGGGCCTGGGGAAACGAGCAGTGCCACCTGCCCGTGGGCGCCACCGAAGCCACCTTGCGGGACGGCGAGTTGAAGAAGGAGCGCGCCCACAGGGTCCTGGATCTCAGCCCCGGTGACATCCTGATCCTGGAGGAGGAGCGCGGCCCGGCCACCGGCGCCTGCGCCGACGCCGACCCCGCCCACCGGCAGGCCGTCCGCCTCACCCGCGTCACGCCGCGCATCGACGCCGTCGAGCAGGTTCCCGTCGTCGACGTCGCCTGGGATCCCGAGGACGCCCTGACGTTCCCCCTGCACCTGACTGCTCGCGGCAGAACCGCCCCCCTGGCCGTGGCCCGCGGCAATGCCGTCCTCGTCGAACACGGCCTGGACAACACCTGGGGAACGGTCGCGATGGGGGCAACGGGCTCCGCCGCTCCGGTGTTCACCGCGCCCGGCCACTGGGCGGGCGGGAAACCCTTCGCCCCGGTCCTGCCCGACACCGGCATCACCTGGTCCGCCCCCTTCCCCGATCCGGCCCACGTCGCCGCCGCGCAGGCGCGGCAGCTCACGCTCCTGCCGGAACGCGCGCGCGACAGGATCCGCAATCTGCTGGACGCCGAGAACGCGGCGGGGAAGGACACCGGGGGCAAGTACGGCGGCAAGGCCGGGAGCGATGCAGGGGCCGAAACCCGGAGCCCTGGCGGGAGCGATGCAGGGGCCGAACCCCGGAGCCATGGCGGGGACGACGCGGGCGCCGACCCCGAAAGGCATGGCGGAGGTGACGCGGGGGCCGGCTCCGGGGACTACGGCGGGGATGAGGCCGGGAACGGCTCCGGCAGCTACGGGGGAGGCCGGCGGGGTGACTCCGCGTCCGGCGACAACGCCGCTGCCGACGACGACGAGCGCGCACTGAGGATCCTCTTCGGGGAGCGGACCCTGCGGGCGGTCGGCTTCCACGAGGACCGCCGGCGTGCCCTCGCCACCCTCCTCTCCCGCTTCGCGCACCTCCTGGACGCCGAACTCCGGCGCCTGGACACGCTGGTCCAGCAGGCCCGCTCCGGATACATCCTGCCCAAGGAGGACGTCGACGGGGAGCTCGCCCAGAGCTGGGGGCCGGACGCCCGGCACGTCCTTCCCGACTCCCCGCTCCTCCACGGGCCGGCCGCCCGCGCCCTGCGGACCGATCCGCGCGCCGCGCTGCCCCGGCTGCTCCTCCAGCCGGTGGCTCCCGCGGGAGGGGACGGACCCGGGCACGGCAAGAAGCAGAGGCCCGCGGAGGGCCGTACGCAGCAGGCCGTCCGCGGGCAGGCCGCGGGCTCCGCCCCCTGGACGCCCAGCCGTGACCTGCTGAGCTGCGGCCCCCGCACCCGGCACGTCGTGGCCGAGACCGACGACGAGGGCGTCGTCACCCTGCGGTTCGGCGACGGGCGGGCGGGCTGCCTGCCCGTCCCCGGCACGAAGCTGCGGGCCGAGTACAGCGTCGGCAACGGCCGCGTGGGGAACGCCGGCCCCGGGGCGATCAACCGGGTCGCCTTCCGCACCCTCCGTCCCGGCGGCATCACCCGCGTCCGCAACCCCCTGCCCGCCACCGGCGGAACCGACCCCGAACCCGTGACCGACGTACGCCGCGCAGCGCCCCGCGAACCCTTCCGCAGGCTCCTGCGCGCCATCACCGCCGACGACTACGCCGCACTGGCCCAGCAGCAGCCCGGCATCCAGCGCGCGGCCGCGGCCCTGCGCTGGAACGGCAGCTGGTACGAGGCCGACGTCGCCCTGGACGCCCAGGGGACCGCGGACGTGCCCCGGGAGCTGCTCGACGGCGTCCGGCTGGCCCTGCACCGTTACCGCCGCATCGGCCACGACGTCGTCACCGGCCAGGCCGTCCAGGTGCCCCTCGACGTCGCCCTGACGGTGTGGGTGGACCCCCACCACATCGCCGGACACGTCAAGCAGGCCCTGCTGAGCGCGCTGCGCCCCGGCCTCCTGCCCGGCGGCGGACGGGGCTTCTTCGACCCCGACGCCCTGTCGTTCGGCACCCCGGTGCCCGCCAGCCGGCTCATCGCGGCGACGGTCGCCGTCCCCGGCGTGCGGCATGCGGAAGTGACCCGCCTGCGCCGGCTGCACGGCACCGGCCCCGCCGTCCCGGACGACGGGGTGCTGCGGATGCGGCCCCTGGAGATCGCCCGGCTCGACGACGACAGCGCCCGGCCGGAGAACGGCCTGCTGGACCTCACCCTCGAAGGAGGACGATGA
- a CDS encoding putative baseplate assembly protein gives MSSPICRCGCRTATGPAGPARIRNRPGLPELSCRAGTHGQFLDAMLARLPAADRRQLARLTHRETDDPSVALLDAWAVIGDILTFYQERITNEGYLGTATEQESLTRLGRLVGHCPRPALGAGTFLAYTLDPGGRATIPAGSQVKSTPLPGGLPQTFETSEDLHARAEWNQLPVRRTEPPDLSADRLKTVRALELSGIHAGLRPGDRMLFSFPTLQEPEPEEPAGFVVRTVHDSKADPEHQRTTVYFATATPEDEYADAAAALVEAVDEATGGSGREVVDALRETVLDPIREAGSERESRFFAELFDPLNRLDEHLAIARKKGDRAIVELLEPVAAAARTLRVAAARATNSPELEALIHLGEPPAGGNGNGTGDGEKRLDSKVRDEAGDETGDAHREEEGEEDGDGEDQGAKIGESERKRLNGQVLLGLTPVLAALARPPSRPPAGSRDLTTPITDLYGAGSDALTRLLAATRPQLAGQLYQALGTASVTPVEELRGIQWLRVKATPYGATIGKKQDENAIKEDDRNPKQLTLDAVYDAILPGTSIVLEKGGSPPLVRTVETVTQCALRAGENLAFPVTRLTLTEELPETGYTGENRERITVWAAGEPLAAAEVPVTGDIMGDEITLDDTREGLAPGRWLVVSGERTDVPYTTGVRGTELVMLGGVHQRTDIERPGDRLRTTLVLTTELAYSYRRETVVIQGNVVPATAGESVGEVIGSGDAAQAGQTFPLRRTPLTWLPAATPTGAGGTLTVRVGGVAWHETDDLAELGPEDRGYRLRTGPDGEAAVTFGDGVHGARLHTGTENVTAAYRVGGGSGGNLPTGQVNQVVSRPLGVSAVTNPLPATGGTDADGPGDTRSRVPLRLRALDRIVSLRDHEDFARAYAGIGKASAQYCQDIGRRVVQVTVATVGDTPVGPTSPLLTSLEAALNRYGDPALPVVVALRERVLLVVSANVRVLPDHRWDDVEPAVRRALHDALGFARAELAQPVHLSTAIAAAQAVPGVDHVDVDVFGGIPDDIDTVGLKGLAEQLTRAAPCVPARRAEYRELPAHIFQGDTLTSVALRYGLSLDRLVALNPGAVPSGDLGQGGTGLIVGRGLRAAQLVVLDPAVPETLVLRRIQ, from the coding sequence ATGAGCAGCCCGATCTGCCGCTGCGGCTGCCGCACCGCCACCGGCCCGGCCGGTCCGGCGCGCATCCGGAACCGGCCCGGACTGCCCGAGCTGTCCTGCCGCGCCGGCACCCACGGACAGTTCCTGGACGCCATGCTCGCCCGGCTGCCGGCCGCGGACCGCCGGCAACTCGCCCGCCTCACCCACCGGGAGACCGACGACCCCTCCGTCGCCCTGCTGGACGCCTGGGCCGTCATCGGCGACATCCTGACCTTCTACCAGGAGCGCATCACCAACGAGGGCTACCTCGGCACGGCCACCGAGCAGGAGTCCCTGACCCGGCTCGGCAGGCTCGTCGGCCACTGCCCGCGCCCCGCCCTGGGCGCCGGCACCTTCCTCGCCTACACCCTCGACCCCGGCGGCCGCGCCACGATCCCGGCCGGGTCGCAGGTCAAGAGCACGCCCCTGCCGGGCGGTCTCCCGCAGACCTTCGAGACCTCGGAGGACCTCCACGCCCGCGCCGAATGGAACCAGCTGCCCGTCCGCCGGACCGAGCCGCCCGACCTCAGCGCCGACCGCCTGAAGACGGTGCGGGCGCTGGAGCTCTCCGGCATCCATGCGGGCCTGCGGCCCGGGGACCGGATGCTGTTCTCCTTCCCCACCCTCCAGGAGCCGGAGCCCGAAGAGCCCGCGGGCTTCGTCGTCCGCACCGTCCACGACAGCAAGGCCGACCCGGAGCACCAGCGCACCACCGTCTACTTCGCGACGGCGACGCCCGAGGACGAGTACGCCGACGCCGCCGCGGCCCTGGTCGAAGCCGTCGACGAGGCGACGGGCGGGTCCGGCAGAGAGGTGGTCGACGCGCTGCGGGAGACGGTGCTCGATCCGATCCGGGAAGCCGGCTCCGAACGGGAGTCGCGCTTCTTCGCCGAGCTCTTCGACCCGCTCAACCGGCTCGACGAACACCTCGCCATCGCCAGGAAGAAGGGCGACCGGGCGATCGTGGAGCTGCTCGAACCGGTCGCGGCCGCGGCAAGAACGCTCCGGGTCGCGGCGGCCCGGGCGACGAACTCCCCGGAACTGGAGGCCCTGATCCACCTTGGCGAGCCGCCGGCAGGGGGCAACGGCAACGGGACCGGGGACGGCGAGAAGCGGCTCGACAGCAAGGTCAGGGACGAGGCGGGCGATGAGACGGGCGACGCACACAGGGAAGAAGAGGGCGAAGAAGACGGGGACGGAGAAGACCAGGGAGCCAAAATCGGCGAGAGCGAGCGCAAGCGCCTGAACGGCCAGGTGCTGCTCGGCCTCACCCCTGTCCTCGCCGCCCTCGCACGGCCCCCTTCCCGTCCGCCCGCCGGCTCGCGCGACCTGACCACGCCCATCACCGACCTGTACGGGGCGGGCTCCGACGCCCTGACCAGGCTGCTGGCAGCCACCCGCCCGCAGCTCGCCGGACAGCTCTACCAGGCCCTGGGGACGGCGTCGGTGACCCCGGTCGAAGAACTCCGGGGGATCCAGTGGCTCCGGGTCAAGGCCACCCCCTACGGCGCGACCATCGGCAAGAAGCAGGACGAGAATGCCATCAAGGAGGACGACAGGAACCCGAAGCAACTCACCCTCGACGCCGTTTACGACGCGATCCTTCCCGGTACGTCGATCGTTCTGGAAAAGGGGGGTTCCCCTCCGCTGGTGCGCACGGTGGAGACGGTGACCCAGTGCGCCTTGCGCGCCGGTGAGAACCTGGCCTTCCCGGTCACCCGCCTCACGCTGACGGAGGAGCTCCCCGAGACGGGCTACACAGGCGAGAACCGCGAGCGCATCACCGTATGGGCCGCCGGAGAGCCACTGGCGGCAGCCGAAGTGCCCGTCACCGGCGACATCATGGGCGATGAGATCACCCTCGACGACACCCGCGAGGGCCTCGCCCCGGGACGGTGGCTCGTCGTCTCCGGCGAACGGACCGACGTCCCCTACACCACCGGCGTGCGCGGCACGGAGCTCGTCATGCTCGGCGGAGTGCACCAGCGGACCGACATCGAGCGCCCGGGCGACCGGCTGCGCACCACGCTCGTCCTGACCACCGAACTCGCCTACAGCTACCGGCGGGAGACCGTCGTCATCCAGGGCAACGTCGTCCCCGCCACGGCGGGCGAGAGCGTGGGGGAGGTGATCGGCAGCGGCGACGCCGCACAGGCCGGGCAGACCTTCCCCCTGCGCCGCACGCCCCTGACCTGGCTGCCCGCGGCGACGCCCACCGGCGCCGGCGGCACGCTGACCGTCCGGGTCGGCGGCGTGGCCTGGCACGAGACCGACGACCTCGCCGAACTGGGCCCCGAAGACCGCGGATACCGGCTGCGCACGGGCCCGGACGGCGAGGCCGCGGTCACCTTCGGCGACGGCGTCCACGGCGCGCGGCTGCACACCGGGACGGAGAACGTCACCGCCGCGTACCGCGTCGGCGGGGGCAGCGGCGGCAATCTGCCCACCGGCCAGGTCAACCAGGTCGTCAGCAGGCCGCTGGGCGTCAGCGCCGTCACCAACCCGCTCCCCGCGACCGGAGGCACGGACGCGGACGGGCCGGGCGACACCCGCAGCCGAGTGCCCCTGCGCCTGCGCGCCCTGGACCGGATCGTGTCACTGCGCGACCACGAGGACTTCGCCCGCGCCTACGCGGGCATCGGCAAGGCCTCCGCCCAGTACTGCCAGGACATCGGGCGCCGCGTCGTCCAGGTCACCGTCGCGACCGTCGGCGACACCCCCGTCGGGCCCACCTCGCCGCTCCTCACCTCCCTCGAAGCCGCACTGAACCGCTACGGGGACCCGGCGCTGCCGGTCGTGGTGGCCCTGCGCGAGCGGGTCCTCCTCGTCGTCTCCGCAAACGTCCGCGTCCTGCCCGACCACAGGTGGGACGACGTCGAACCCGCCGTGCGCCGGGCCCTGCACGACGCCCTCGGTTTCGCGCGGGCCGAACTCGCGCAACCCGTCCACCTCAGCACCGCCATCGCCGCGGCCCAGGCCGTCCCGGGCGTCGACCACGTCGACGTGGACGTCTTCGGGGGCATCCCGGACGACATCGACACGGTGGGGCTGAAGGGCCTGGCCGAACAGCTCACCCGGGCGGCGCCCTGCGTCCCGGCCCGCCGCGCCGAGTACCGGGAACTCCCCGCCCACATCTTCCAGGGCGACACCCTCACCTCCGTCGCCCTGCGCTACGGACTGAGCCTCGACCGCCTCGTCGCCCTCAACCCCGGTGCGGTGCCCAGCGGCGATCTCGGACAAGGCGGGACCGGGCTCATCGTCGGCCGCGGCCTGCGCGCCGCCCAGCTCGTGGTCCTCGACCCCGCGGTGCCCGAAACCCTCGTCCTGCGGAGGATCCAGTGA
- a CDS encoding DUF6519 domain-containing protein translates to MQGDFSRVTFDKDRRFSAVLAQQGRVQLDADLNEQTAILMHYMRTLVTDLFGRTVYPAGPDGNLAGGFKVAFENGTFSVTKGHMYVDGILCECEKGTDYQSQPDGPPDPDRAEELPPTMFLVYLRVWERLVTAAQEPSLREVALGLHGPDTSARTRVVWQLDWMPADDSIFRLKPGPFLEAKLGERLSPRGTLAAKVARPEEGTDPCDLPPESGFRGPENQLYRVEIHQGGTEGKATFKWSRENASVLLPIRSAAGTTLELESLGRDGRLGVETGDIVEIVDDATVRRAAADEIVKPSTSLYRVEEADHTARQVVLNADPSQDRHQPGLGADPTLHPVLRRWDHRPEPAKPKKAREGAEGAEGRQHASRQTLPVEQGRWIDLEDGVQIRFGADEDEKPPQQYRAGDYWLIPARVVTGDVEWPKDDQGERSQEEPHGVDYHYAPLGLVRGPKGADKRDVSDLRTPLRQPPPHPMGPGEPDQPDEPDQ, encoded by the coding sequence ATGCAAGGCGACTTCTCCCGCGTCACGTTCGACAAGGACCGGCGGTTCTCGGCCGTCCTGGCCCAGCAGGGACGCGTCCAGCTCGATGCCGACCTCAACGAGCAGACCGCCATCCTGATGCACTACATGCGCACCCTCGTCACCGACCTGTTCGGCCGGACCGTCTACCCCGCCGGCCCCGACGGGAATCTGGCCGGGGGCTTCAAGGTCGCGTTCGAGAACGGCACCTTCTCCGTGACGAAGGGCCACATGTACGTCGACGGCATCCTGTGCGAATGCGAGAAGGGGACCGACTACCAGAGCCAGCCTGACGGTCCCCCCGACCCGGACCGGGCCGAGGAGCTCCCCCCGACGATGTTCCTGGTCTACCTGAGGGTCTGGGAACGGCTGGTCACCGCGGCCCAGGAGCCGTCCTTGCGCGAGGTCGCCCTGGGCCTGCACGGCCCCGACACGAGCGCGCGGACCCGCGTCGTCTGGCAGCTCGACTGGATGCCGGCCGACGACTCCATCTTCCGCCTCAAGCCGGGCCCCTTCCTGGAGGCCAAACTCGGCGAACGGCTCAGCCCCCGCGGCACGCTCGCCGCCAAGGTCGCCCGTCCCGAGGAAGGCACCGACCCGTGCGACCTGCCGCCGGAGTCCGGCTTCCGCGGCCCGGAGAACCAGCTCTACCGGGTGGAGATCCACCAGGGCGGCACGGAGGGCAAAGCGACGTTCAAATGGTCGAGGGAGAACGCCTCGGTGCTCCTCCCGATCAGGTCGGCCGCCGGCACCACGCTGGAGCTGGAGTCCCTCGGCCGGGACGGACGGCTGGGCGTGGAGACCGGCGACATCGTCGAGATCGTCGACGACGCCACGGTCCGCCGCGCCGCCGCGGACGAGATCGTCAAGCCGTCCACCAGCCTGTACCGCGTCGAGGAGGCCGACCACACGGCCCGGCAGGTGGTCCTGAACGCCGACCCTTCCCAGGATCGCCACCAGCCGGGCCTCGGCGCCGACCCCACGCTGCACCCCGTATTGCGCCGCTGGGACCACCGCCCGGAGCCGGCGAAGCCGAAGAAGGCCCGGGAGGGGGCCGAGGGGGCCGAGGGCCGGCAGCACGCGAGCCGGCAGACGCTCCCCGTCGAACAGGGCCGCTGGATCGACCTCGAGGACGGCGTCCAGATCCGCTTCGGCGCGGACGAGGACGAAAAGCCGCCGCAGCAGTACCGGGCCGGTGACTACTGGCTGATCCCGGCGCGAGTGGTCACCGGTGACGTGGAGTGGCCGAAGGACGACCAGGGGGAGCGGAGCCAGGAGGAGCCGCACGGGGTCGACTACCACTACGCCCCGCTGGGGTTGGTGAGGGGACCCAAAGGCGCGGACAAGCGCGACGTGAGCGACCTCCGCACGCCTCTCCGGCAACCGCCCCCGCACCCCATGGGCCCCGGCGAGCCCGATCAACCCGACGAGCCCGACCAGTAG
- a CDS encoding TolB family protein: MAVNGRINGRFRRTLLAVTTLTALTTTTALLTAAPPATAHTHPPRTERVSTAADGTEADGLSQSPAVSADGRYVAFESGASNLVPGDTNEAGDVFVRDLRTGVVVRAGLGDDGRQAQGGSWWARLSADGRHVAFSSRDATLAPGERPSTGTHHAYVRDLRTGRTEAVSIGVDGAPRPDAHPAAISADGRYAAFIASVPHHDPHLGGSELYLRDRERGTTEVISQPLEERMNAPAVRSVSVSADGRYVAFGVDAPRISTRSDAYVRDRVTGELRKVDRLPGDQRPARKWIMQPSLSADGRYLAYLSYREGGERPTPVTLWEVFVHDLRTGRTVTASTAPDGGRLDRTAGEPQISPDGRYVAYRTGACATAEPGCRSALYLRDLRREGPGATRRISVAVDGGFPDRSPESPALALGGHVVAFASYATNLVPGDTNGVTDVFVRHMD, encoded by the coding sequence ATGGCCGTCAACGGACGCATCAATGGACGCTTCAGACGCACCCTGTTAGCCGTCACCACGCTCACCGCACTCACCACGACCACCGCCCTCCTCACCGCCGCACCACCGGCAACGGCCCACACCCATCCCCCGCGTACGGAACGGGTCAGCACGGCCGCCGACGGCACCGAGGCCGACGGCCTGTCACAGTCGCCCGCCGTCAGCGCCGACGGCCGCTACGTCGCCTTCGAATCGGGGGCGTCCAACCTCGTGCCCGGGGACACCAATGAGGCCGGCGACGTCTTCGTACGCGATCTGCGCACCGGCGTCGTGGTCCGCGCCGGTCTGGGCGACGACGGACGCCAGGCACAGGGCGGGAGCTGGTGGGCGAGGCTGAGCGCGGACGGCCGTCACGTCGCCTTCTCCTCCCGCGACGCCACTCTCGCACCGGGCGAGCGGCCCTCCACGGGCACCCACCACGCCTACGTGCGCGACCTGCGCACCGGGCGCACGGAAGCGGTCAGCATCGGCGTGGACGGCGCGCCCCGGCCCGACGCCCATCCCGCCGCCATCAGCGCCGACGGCCGCTACGCCGCCTTCATCGCATCCGTGCCCCACCACGACCCGCACCTGGGCGGCTCCGAGCTCTACCTGCGTGACCGCGAGCGCGGCACGACGGAGGTGATCAGCCAGCCGCTGGAGGAGCGCATGAACGCGCCGGCGGTGCGCTCGGTCTCCGTCAGTGCGGACGGCCGGTACGTGGCGTTCGGAGTGGACGCGCCGAGGATCTCCACGCGCAGCGACGCGTACGTGCGGGACCGCGTGACCGGCGAGCTGCGCAAGGTGGACCGGTTGCCCGGCGACCAGCGCCCGGCCAGAAAGTGGATCATGCAGCCCTCGCTGAGCGCGGACGGCCGCTATCTCGCCTACCTGAGCTACCGGGAGGGCGGGGAGCGGCCCACTCCCGTCACGCTGTGGGAGGTGTTCGTGCACGACCTGCGCACGGGGCGGACGGTCACCGCGAGCACCGCGCCCGACGGCGGCCGTCTCGACCGGACGGCGGGCGAGCCGCAGATCAGTCCCGACGGGCGCTACGTCGCCTACAGGACCGGGGCGTGTGCCACCGCGGAGCCCGGCTGCCGCTCCGCGCTGTACCTGCGCGACCTGCGGCGCGAGGGCCCCGGCGCGACGCGCCGGATCAGCGTCGCCGTGGACGGCGGCTTCCCCGACCGGTCCCCCGAGTCGCCCGCGCTCGCCCTGGGCGGGCACGTGGTGGCCTTCGCTTCGTACGCCACGAACCTCGTGCCCGGTGACACCAACGGGGTCACGGACGTCTTCGTGCGGCACATGGACTGA